In Pseudomonas lutea, the genomic stretch GCACCGAGTTCGACGCGTCAGCAGAAACAGTTTTCAATCGCCTGACGCAGTTCAAGCGCGGCGGCACTGATGTCGAGCCGGGTCTGGCAGAGAAATGGGAAGTGTCCGACGACGGCTTGAACTACACCTTCCATCTGCGCAACGGCGTGAAATTCCACACCACGGATTACTTCAAGCCCACGCGCGATTTCAATGCGGACGACGTGCTGTTCACCTTCAACCGCCTGCTCGACCCCAATGACCCCTTCCGCAAAGCCTACCCGTCGGAGTCTCCGTACTTCACCGACATGGGCATGAACACCACCATCAAGCAGGTCGAGAAAGTCGACGATCAAACGGTCCGCTTTCATCTCAACAATATTGATGCAGCGTTCATCCAGAACCTGGCAATGAGCTTCGCCTCTATTCAGTCAGCAGAATACGCAGCGCAACTCATCAAGCAGGGCAAGGCCGGTGACATCAACCTCAAGCCGATCGGCACCGGGCCGTTTGTGTTCAAGCGCTATCAAAAGGACGCGCAGATTCGCTACGTCGGCAACAAGGATTACTGGAAGCCTGCGGATGTGAAGCTCGACAACCTGATCTTTTCGATCACTACCGATCCGGCCACCCGTCTGCAGAAGCTAAAGACCGGTGAATGCCAGATCAGCGGGTATCCCCGCCCGCAGGACATCGAAGAAGCGCAGAAAGACCCCAATCTCAAAGTGCTGAGTCAGGCCGGGTTCAACCTGGGTTTTCTCGCCTACAACGTGACCCACCCACCGCTTGATCAGCTGAAAGTCCGTCAGGCGCTGGACATGGCGATCGACAAGCCGGCCATCATCAAAGCGGTCTATCAGGGTGCCGGACAGCTGGCCCAGAACGCCCTGCCCCCTGCGCAGTGGAGCTTTGATCCGAAGATCAAGGACGCGCCACACGATCCGGAAAAAGCCAAACAGCTGCTCAAAGAGGCGGGTATCGCACCCGGCACACAGATCAACCTCTGGGCCATGACCGTACAGCGGGCGTCCAACCCTAACGCGCGGATGTCGGCGCAGATGATCCAGGCGGACTGGGCGAAGATTGGCATCAAGGCGAACATCGTCAGCTACGAATGGGGCGAGTACATCAAGCGCGCCAAGGCCGGGGAGCATGACGTGATGATCTATGGCTGGACCGGTGACAATGGCGATCCGGATAACTGGCTCGGCGTGCTGTACAGCTGCGCGGCAGTCAATGGCAGTAACTACGCCAAGTGGTGCAACCCCGGTTACGACAAACTGGTCACCCAGGCGAAACTGACCAGCAACCGCGACGAGCGGATCAAGCTGTACCAGCAGGCACAGAACATCCTGAAAAACGATGTCCCCATCACCCCGATTGCCAATTCCAAGGTGTTTCAACCGATGCGTAAGGAGGTTCAGGACTTCAAGCTCAGCCCGTTCGGTCTGACGCCTTTCTACGGCGTGAGCCTGTCTAAATAATCGGCTGAAACCAACAGCGAAGTAACACTTGTTGACCGAAGCGGGTGCAATCGCCACGTTGCGATGCACCTTTTTGGGGCGACAAAGATATCGATATGCGACACGCAAACGTTCAACAGCGTCAGAAATTACAGTTATGCGACATTCGTGTACGTTCGTGCCACTGTTTGTCACCCGTCTGGCGCCAACATCTTGCTTTGGGTATGGCGCCTGCATAAGTATCCGCGGGACCGGCTCAAAAGGCCGTACCCTCAATCAAAAAATGACAACAACTGAGGCCACCATGCTCAAAAAAGCGGTCATTCCGTTTCTTCTCGGCGCAGGTTTGATCGCCAGCGCTCCCTTCGCCCATGCAGCATCGAATCTGGTGTTCTGCTCCGAAGGCAGCCCTGCTGGTTTCGATCCAGGTCAATACACCACCGGTACCGACTTCGACGCTTCGGCCGAAACCGTTTTCAACCGTTTGAGCCAGTTCGAACGTGGCGGCACCGCTGTCATTCCAGGTCTGGCAACCAGCTGGGACGTTACCCCGGACGGCCTGACCTACACCTTCCATCTGCGTGAAGGTGTGAAGTTCCACACCACGCCTTACTTCAAACCGACCCGTACCTTCAATGCCGATGACGTGCTGTTCACGTTCAACCGCATGATCAACAAGGACGACCCGTTCCGTAAGGCGTACCCGACCGAATTCCCGTACTTCACCGACATGGCGATGGACACCAACATCACCAAGATCGAGAAGGTCGACGATCACACCGTCAAGATGACCCTCGGCACGGTAGATGCTGCGTTCATCCAGAACCTGGCAATGAGCTTTGCCTCCATTCAGTCCGCTGAATACGCTGCTCAGTTGCTCAAGGAAGGCAAGCCGGAAGACATCAACCAGAAGCCGATCGGCACCGGTCCGTTTGTTTTCAAGAGCTACCAGAAAGACTCCAACATCCGTTTCACAGGGAACAAGGATTACTGGAAGCCTGAAGACGTCAAAGTCGACAACCTGATTTTCGCCATCACCACCGACGCTTCGGTTCGTGCGCAAAAGCTGAAGAAGGGCGAATGCCAGATCACGGCTTACCCGCGCCCTGCCGACCTCGCTCCGCTGAAGGCCGATGCTGCGTTGAAGATGCCTGATCAGGCGGGCTTCAACCTGGGTTACATCGCCTACAACGTGATGCCGAAGATCAAGGGTGACGACAAGCCGAACCCGCTGGCCGACCTGAAAGTGCGTCAGGCGCTGGACATGGCTGTCGACAAGAAAGCCATCATCGACGCGGTGTACCAGGGCGCGGGCCAACTGGCGGTCAACGCCATGCCGCCAACCCAATGGTCCTATGACACCACCATCAAGGACGCACCGTACGACATCGCCAAGGCCAAGGACCTGCTCAAGCAGGCCGGCGTCAAGGAAGGCACCGAGATCACCCTGTGGGCGATGCCGGTTCAGCGTCCTTACAACCCGAACGCCAAACTGATGGCCGAAATGCTCCAGAACGACTGGAAGAAAATTGGTATCAACGCGAAGATCGTTTCGTATGAGTGGGGCGAGTACATCAAACGCGCCAAAGCTGGCGAGAACGGCGCAATGCTGATTGGCTGGAGCGGCGACAACGGTGACCCGGACAACTGGCTCGGCACCCTGTTTGGCTGTGACGCCATCAACGGCAACAACTTTGCCAAATGGTGTGACAAGCCTTTCGACACCTTGATCCACCAGGCCAAGGAAACCACCGATCAGGCCAAACGCACAGAACTCTACAAGCAGGCTCAACATCTGCTTAAAGACGCGGTTCCGATGACTCCGATTGCTCACTCGACTGTTTATCAGCCGATGCGCAAAGAAGTTCAGGACTTCAAGATCAGCCCATTTGGTCTGAACTCCTTCTACGGCGTCAGCGTCAGCGGCAAGTAACACTTCAATATGACTGACCGGTCGCGTTGCCCATGGGCAATGCGACCGCGCTGTCATGTGCGCGATCATTAAACGAAAGTGAATATCGTTAGATGAGTAATGGTTTGCCGACAGACCTTGCCTACTAACAATAAGTACTTTTCCTACACACTTTGAAGCATGTGCAACTATGGACTGGCTGGCGTCAGAGACATACCTTCTGATAAGCCGAAATGCATTCGTCGTTCAGATTGAACATCGGGGTGTTATCCAGGCGTCGACCGTCCATTTGCGCAAACGATTGCCACGGATCTAAACAGGCACTCGTCTCAACGCGTCAATCACGATAAGGAATATCATGCGTTCGAATATCGTTATGCCATCATTGATTACAGCCGGTCTTCTCGTCTTGACGCCTGTCACCCAGGCCGCCAGCAAGAGTCTGGTGTTTTGCTCGGAAGGCAGCCCGGCCGGTTTTGATATCGGGCAGTACACATCGGGCACCGACAATGATGCAGCCGAACCGATCTATAACCGTCTGGCCGAATTCGAACGGGGCCAGACCAGTGTGGTACCTGCCCTGGCGACAAGTTGGGACATCTCGCCTGACGGGCTGACTTACACGTTTCACCTGCGCGAGGGAGTGAAATTTCATAGCAACAAGACGTTCACGCCGACCCGCGACTTCAACGCCGACGATGTGCTCTTCACCTTCAACCGCATGCTGCAAAAGGACCACCCTTTCCGGGTTGCGTACCCGACAGAGTTTCCTTACTTCACCAGCATGGGTCTGGACAAAAACATCAAGTCGGTGGATAAAACTTCGCCAATGACGGTGGTGTTCACGCTCAACAAAGTTGATGCGGCATTTATCCAGAACATTGCGATGAACTTCGCATCGATTCTTTCGGCTGAATACGCTGACAAACTGATGGCCTCGGGTAATGTGCGCGATATTAACCAGGTGCCCATCGGCACCGGTCCGTTCGTATTCCAGCGGTACCAAAAAGACTCGCAGATCCGCTATGTCGCTAACAAACAGTTCTGGGATCCGAGCCGGATCAAAATTGATCAGTTGATCTTTGCAATCAATACGGATGCCTCGGTACGCATTCAAAAACTCAAAAAAGACGAGTGCCAGGTTACATTGAATCCGCGCCCCGCAGACGTGGAATCCATCAAGGCTGATAAACAGCTGCATGTCATCGAAAAACCGGGCTTCAACCTCGGCTATATCTCCTACAACGTACGTCACGCGCCACTGGACAACCTGCAAGTGCGCCAGGCCCTGGACATGGCCGTGGACAAGAAAGCGATCATCGACGCGGTGTATCAAGGCGCCGGCCAATTGGCCCAGAACGCCATGCCGCCAACGCAATGGTCCTACGACGACACAGTGAAAGACGCCCCTTACAACCCCGAAAAAGCACGGGAGTTGCTGCGCGCCGCTGGCGTCAAGGAAGGCACCGAACTGACGCTGTGGGCCATGCCGGTCCAGCGCCCTTACAACCCCAACGCGAAGTTGATGGCCCAGATGCTCCAGGCGGATTGGGCGAAAGTCGGTATCAAGGCCACTATCGTCAGTTACGAGTGGG encodes the following:
- a CDS encoding ABC transporter substrate-binding protein, translated to MGKTFQPLLLTAAMLVCAPMAQAASTLVYCSEASPAGFDPSQYTSGTEFDASAETVFNRLTQFKRGGTDVEPGLAEKWEVSDDGLNYTFHLRNGVKFHTTDYFKPTRDFNADDVLFTFNRLLDPNDPFRKAYPSESPYFTDMGMNTTIKQVEKVDDQTVRFHLNNIDAAFIQNLAMSFASIQSAEYAAQLIKQGKAGDINLKPIGTGPFVFKRYQKDAQIRYVGNKDYWKPADVKLDNLIFSITTDPATRLQKLKTGECQISGYPRPQDIEEAQKDPNLKVLSQAGFNLGFLAYNVTHPPLDQLKVRQALDMAIDKPAIIKAVYQGAGQLAQNALPPAQWSFDPKIKDAPHDPEKAKQLLKEAGIAPGTQINLWAMTVQRASNPNARMSAQMIQADWAKIGIKANIVSYEWGEYIKRAKAGEHDVMIYGWTGDNGDPDNWLGVLYSCAAVNGSNYAKWCNPGYDKLVTQAKLTSNRDERIKLYQQAQNILKNDVPITPIANSKVFQPMRKEVQDFKLSPFGLTPFYGVSLSK
- a CDS encoding ABC transporter substrate-binding protein, translating into MLKKAVIPFLLGAGLIASAPFAHAASNLVFCSEGSPAGFDPGQYTTGTDFDASAETVFNRLSQFERGGTAVIPGLATSWDVTPDGLTYTFHLREGVKFHTTPYFKPTRTFNADDVLFTFNRMINKDDPFRKAYPTEFPYFTDMAMDTNITKIEKVDDHTVKMTLGTVDAAFIQNLAMSFASIQSAEYAAQLLKEGKPEDINQKPIGTGPFVFKSYQKDSNIRFTGNKDYWKPEDVKVDNLIFAITTDASVRAQKLKKGECQITAYPRPADLAPLKADAALKMPDQAGFNLGYIAYNVMPKIKGDDKPNPLADLKVRQALDMAVDKKAIIDAVYQGAGQLAVNAMPPTQWSYDTTIKDAPYDIAKAKDLLKQAGVKEGTEITLWAMPVQRPYNPNAKLMAEMLQNDWKKIGINAKIVSYEWGEYIKRAKAGENGAMLIGWSGDNGDPDNWLGTLFGCDAINGNNFAKWCDKPFDTLIHQAKETTDQAKRTELYKQAQHLLKDAVPMTPIAHSTVYQPMRKEVQDFKISPFGLNSFYGVSVSGK
- a CDS encoding ABC transporter substrate-binding protein, translated to MPSLITAGLLVLTPVTQAASKSLVFCSEGSPAGFDIGQYTSGTDNDAAEPIYNRLAEFERGQTSVVPALATSWDISPDGLTYTFHLREGVKFHSNKTFTPTRDFNADDVLFTFNRMLQKDHPFRVAYPTEFPYFTSMGLDKNIKSVDKTSPMTVVFTLNKVDAAFIQNIAMNFASILSAEYADKLMASGNVRDINQVPIGTGPFVFQRYQKDSQIRYVANKQFWDPSRIKIDQLIFAINTDASVRIQKLKKDECQVTLNPRPADVESIKADKQLHVIEKPGFNLGYISYNVRHAPLDNLQVRQALDMAVDKKAIIDAVYQGAGQLAQNAMPPTQWSYDDTVKDAPYNPEKARELLRAAGVKEGTELTLWAMPVQRPYNPNAKLMAQMLQADWAKVGIKATIVSYEWGEYLKRSKNGEHDISLIGWTGDNGDPDNWMGTLYSCASIGGNNYSMWCDEKYDALVKAAVATADKDQRISLYKQAQHYLKEQVPITPIAHSTVIQPMRKEVQGFMVSPFNRNNFSGVSIAE